The Onychomys torridus chromosome 4, mOncTor1.1, whole genome shotgun sequence genome includes a window with the following:
- the LOC118581741 gene encoding LOW QUALITY PROTEIN: taste receptor type 2 member 134-like (The sequence of the model RefSeq protein was modified relative to this genomic sequence to represent the inferred CDS: inserted 1 base in 1 codon), translating to MRFLCGCVPGLGSRSXSLSKSSAEKMPFLPTLIFVVIFCVQSLAAMLQNGFMVTVLGWEWLQSQVLPAGDMIVACLAASRFCLHGLTILNNFLNCFVFWYKNNYLGIAWDFINTVTFWFTSWLAVFYCVKISSFSHPIFFWMKWRISRSVPKLLLASLFFGGLSTISSVTGNTIALQMMACGNCTLTYSWKMFYQYYYRYHALLMWVTPFFLFLLSIILLMLSLYWHLEEMRYHRSKPHDHSTQAHTMALKSLVFFLIFYTSYVLFLLISTTQAITICVSWHWAWEVITYTGISLHSSVLMLSSPKSRKALKKLSHLCVASS from the exons ATGCGTTTTCTCTGTGGCTGTGTCCCAGGGCTTGGCAGTAGGA CCAGTCTAAGCAAATCCTCTGCAGAGAAGATGCCTTTCTTACCTACACTCATCTTTGTGGTCATCTTTTGTGTGCAGTCTCTAGCTGCAATGCTGCAAAATGGCTTCATGGTCACTGTTCTGGGATGGGAATGGTTACAGAGCCAGGTACTCCCTGCAGGTGACATGATTGTGGCCTGCCtagctgcctccaggttctgtctGCATGGACTAACCATCCTAAACAACTTCCTGAACTGCTTTGTGTTTTGGTACAAAAATAACTATTTGGGGATTGCCTGGGACTTCATTAACACTGTCACTTTCTGGTTCACTAGCTGGCTGGCCGTCTTCTACTGTGTGAagatctcttccttctcccaccccaTCTTCTTCTGGATGAAATGGAGAATTTCTCGGTCAGTGCCCAAGTTATTGCTGGCATCCTTGTTCTTTGGTGGCCTGTCAACCATCTCCTCAGTCACTGGGAATACAATTGCCTTGCAGATGATGGCCTGTGGAAACTGCACACTTACTTATAGTTGGAAGATGTTCTATCAGTATTATTATCGTTATCATGCACTGCTGATGTGGGTCACGCcattcttcctgtttctgctgtcCATTATCTTGCTTATGCTCTCCCTGTACTGGCATTTGGAAGAGATGAGGTACCACAGATCCAAGCCTCATGATCACAGCACCCAGGCTCACACCATGGCTCTGAAGTCTCTTGtcttcttccttattttctaTACATCATATGTCCTGTTCCTGCTGATATCAACTACACAAGCCATAACTATCTGTGTTTCCTGGCACTGGGCCTGGGAAGTGATAACCTACACAGGCATCTCCCTGCATTCCTCTGTTCTGATGCTAAGCAGCCCCAAGTCGAGAAAGGCCCTCAAGAAGTTATCCCACCTTTGTGTTGCCAGCTCATAA